A region of Allocoleopsis franciscana PCC 7113 DNA encodes the following proteins:
- a CDS encoding MgPME-cyclase complex family protein has translation MKTYYYLVASQRFLLEEEPLEEVLKERTRHYHEQEKEIDFWLVKQPAFLEAPQMAEVKQACPQPSVAIISTNPQFITWLKLRLEFVKTGEFQAPSEAIADPLASLASVA, from the coding sequence ATGAAAACTTACTATTACCTTGTCGCCAGTCAACGCTTTCTTTTAGAAGAAGAACCCCTTGAGGAAGTCCTCAAAGAGCGTACTAGACACTACCATGAACAGGAAAAAGAAATTGACTTTTGGTTAGTCAAGCAACCAGCCTTCCTAGAGGCACCCCAGATGGCAGAGGTTAAGCAAGCCTGTCCCCAACCCTCCGTAGCCATTATTTCTACGAATCCTCAGTTCATTACCTGGTTAAAGCTGCGCTTAGAATTTGTCAAAACCGGAGAATTTCAGGCACCCTCCGAGGCAATTGCTGACCCCCTGGCATCTCTGGCATCTGTCGCGTGA
- a CDS encoding pyridoxine 5'-phosphate synthase, whose amino-acid sequence MLTLGVNIDHIATIRQARRTVEPDPVAAAVLAELAGADGITVHLREDRRHIQYRDVYVLRQTVRTHLNLEMAPTDAMVAIALDIKPNYVTLVPEKREEVTTEGGLDVVGQMQRMTEIVTNLQGAGIPVSLFIDADVAQINAAASTRAKFIELHTGRYADAKDEASREKELTMLARGCEQALAAGLRVNAGHGLTYWNVYPVACLKGMEELNIGHSIISRAVLVGLERAVKEMKQAMRGEM is encoded by the coding sequence GTGCTGACACTTGGCGTTAACATTGACCACATTGCCACAATTCGGCAGGCACGGCGCACGGTGGAACCCGATCCAGTGGCGGCAGCGGTGTTAGCCGAACTAGCTGGTGCCGATGGCATTACTGTCCATTTACGAGAAGATCGGCGTCATATTCAATACCGGGATGTCTATGTGTTGCGGCAGACGGTGCGGACTCACTTGAATTTGGAAATGGCACCCACGGATGCCATGGTGGCGATCGCACTCGACATTAAACCCAATTATGTGACTCTCGTCCCTGAAAAACGGGAAGAAGTGACAACAGAAGGGGGACTCGATGTCGTCGGTCAAATGCAGCGCATGACTGAAATTGTCACCAACTTGCAAGGTGCAGGGATTCCCGTTAGCCTATTTATCGACGCTGATGTTGCCCAAATCAATGCGGCAGCTTCAACCAGAGCCAAATTTATTGAACTGCACACTGGTCGCTATGCCGATGCCAAGGATGAGGCGAGTCGGGAAAAAGAACTGACGATGCTAGCCAGGGGATGCGAACAAGCCCTCGCCGCTGGCTTACGAGTCAACGCCGGACATGGACTCACCTACTGGAATGTCTACCCCGTTGCTTGCTTAAAAGGCATGGAAGAACTCAATATTGGTCATAGCATCATTTCTAGAGCCGTGCTCGTGGGTCTAGAACGAGCCGTGAAAGAGATGAAACAAGCCATGCGAGGAGAGATGTGA
- a CDS encoding GUN4 domain-containing protein — MSNINQLIIEGCFNVESATPKGTYFQNLSDQSVRVKFSAAGQWTYNPNVGFHSAAGHPNYPKGTENYKLPGSPEGSLIVRRANGSFQYVGTEATIELNPMEIVSFVCNDDGVWGEVGGHYDNQGCISVIWALQMQDKYAQLRDFLTAEKWQEADEETARLMLKSVGRDFEGSFERDELSKIPCSLLKDLDKIWLFASQGRFGFSVQKEIWESVGGSPQTEDTAIAEGFGNRIGQYTNGNWVYYDDLTFNLSAPIGHLPALWWRRSWVNAGFAYPIDSLVQRLSTCKIS; from the coding sequence ATGAGTAATATCAATCAACTAATCATTGAAGGGTGTTTTAATGTTGAATCTGCCACTCCTAAAGGAACTTATTTCCAAAATCTATCTGACCAATCTGTGAGAGTAAAATTTTCAGCGGCTGGACAATGGACTTATAACCCTAACGTTGGCTTTCATTCTGCTGCGGGTCATCCCAATTACCCAAAAGGAACCGAAAATTATAAATTACCTGGTTCTCCCGAAGGTAGCTTAATTGTTCGTCGCGCTAATGGTTCGTTTCAATATGTGGGGACAGAAGCAACAATTGAGTTAAATCCCATGGAAATTGTCTCCTTTGTCTGCAATGATGATGGCGTTTGGGGAGAGGTAGGAGGACATTACGATAATCAAGGTTGCATTAGTGTTATATGGGCTTTACAAATGCAGGACAAGTATGCTCAATTGCGAGACTTTTTAACCGCAGAAAAATGGCAAGAAGCCGACGAAGAAACGGCGAGGTTGATGCTAAAATCTGTTGGTCGAGATTTTGAAGGTTCATTTGAGCGCGACGAACTCTCAAAAATCCCCTGCTCACTCCTGAAAGACTTGGATAAAATTTGGCTATTCGCCTCTCAAGGACGGTTTGGTTTTAGCGTACAAAAAGAGATTTGGGAAAGTGTAGGGGGTTCTCCTCAGACGGAGGATACGGCAATAGCTGAAGGTTTTGGCAATCGCATCGGGCAGTATACCAACGGAAATTGGGTCTATTATGACGACCTTACTTTTAATCTTTCAGCACCAATAGGTCACCTGCCAGCGCTTTGGTGGCGTCGAAGTTGGGTGAATGCTGGTTTTGCCTATCCCATTGATTCTTTGGTGCAAAGACTGAGTACCTGCAAAATTTCTTAA
- a CDS encoding WD40 repeat domain-containing protein, whose translation MQLLPYDTFTIHTRKPLEDVIEQLDAQIEAPKPIRWSFSRNHALYEGTINSSGFKINRIIHYRNSFIPNIQGRFEPSSDGTLIRVTLKLHPFVTAFLVFWYLVWYSATIPLFLFGALSGDVDVITALQFVGMPIVLLFVFWCTFWYEANRSRRELAQIILEEPLGQTISSNLKRRALWILAITAIILWNGVFLYFLPSVQRRLPSVTSKYCSQNLIQSPYCNFSVIHSLDGHPTASAIAISADGKTLVSGGQDKAIKIWDLSTGELKKTLQSDSGEIEALAIAPDGKTVVSGSGDLMVRIWDITSNQRPRMLKGHSYRVNQIEIASDGKTIISRTYNEIKVWDLVTGHLKATLPKLSATDQEIGSLVIKNNSPYFRPLTISPDGKRALVELGNKLIMWDLATNEQKILQKKAAFESIGSARISIDGQTVVTTSSSSKPVVLKVRDLKTGTVKAHRRVISSPSQSSLNIVLSRTQATGTAEVEDIISSTKEGLTVWNLQTAELEAILETQQMSHLVVSPDGKLLAGITGDADNRNTQIKVLRRP comes from the coding sequence ATGCAACTCTTACCTTACGATACCTTTACTATCCACACTCGAAAGCCTTTAGAGGATGTCATTGAGCAGCTAGATGCCCAAATCGAAGCCCCAAAGCCAATTCGATGGTCTTTTTCTCGCAACCATGCTCTCTATGAAGGCACTATCAATAGCTCTGGATTTAAAATCAATCGCATTATTCACTACCGCAACTCATTTATACCCAACATCCAGGGGCGATTTGAGCCGTCATCTGATGGAACACTCATTCGCGTCACGCTGAAATTGCATCCCTTTGTCACAGCTTTTTTAGTGTTTTGGTACTTGGTATGGTACAGCGCCACAATCCCTCTTTTTCTGTTTGGCGCTTTGTCTGGGGATGTGGATGTAATTACAGCCTTGCAGTTTGTGGGAATGCCGATTGTATTATTATTTGTATTCTGGTGTACGTTTTGGTATGAGGCAAATCGCAGCCGTCGCGAATTAGCACAGATCATTCTAGAAGAACCGCTTGGGCAGACAATTTCCAGTAATCTGAAGCGTAGAGCTTTGTGGATTTTGGCAATCACAGCCATTATTCTCTGGAACGGTGTCTTTTTGTACTTTTTACCCTCTGTTCAACGTAGATTGCCGTCAGTAACATCAAAGTACTGTTCGCAAAATTTAATCCAGTCTCCCTATTGCAATTTTTCCGTCATTCACTCCCTTGATGGACATCCCACCGCCTCTGCTATTGCCATCAGTGCTGATGGTAAAACTCTAGTCAGTGGTGGACAAGATAAGGCGATTAAAATTTGGGATTTGTCAACAGGAGAGTTGAAAAAAACACTTCAGAGCGATTCGGGTGAAATTGAAGCTTTGGCGATCGCTCCTGATGGAAAAACTGTAGTGAGTGGTAGTGGTGATCTCATGGTTCGCATCTGGGATATTACCTCTAACCAGCGCCCCCGGATGCTTAAGGGACACTCTTACAGGGTTAACCAGATTGAGATTGCATCAGATGGAAAGACTATTATTAGTAGAACTTATAATGAGATAAAAGTATGGGATTTGGTAACAGGTCACCTAAAAGCAACATTACCAAAGTTATCTGCCACTGACCAAGAAATAGGTTCACTCGTGATTAAAAATAACTCACCCTATTTCCGTCCCTTAACCATCAGTCCCGATGGCAAAAGGGCATTGGTTGAATTAGGGAACAAACTTATAATGTGGGATTTGGCAACAAACGAGCAAAAAATTCTCCAGAAAAAAGCGGCTTTTGAATCTATTGGTTCTGCACGCATCAGTATAGACGGACAGACGGTAGTTACCACCTCATCATCTAGCAAACCTGTTGTTCTGAAGGTACGGGATCTAAAAACAGGAACGGTTAAGGCACACAGACGTGTCATCTCTTCTCCTAGCCAAAGTTCGCTCAATATCGTCCTCTCTCGTACACAAGCAACCGGTACTGCTGAAGTAGAAGACATTATTAGCAGCACCAAGGAGGGGCTGACGGTGTGGAATCTGCAAACAGCCGAACTAGAAGCAATTCTTGAGACACAGCAGATGAGTCATCTGGTTGTCAGTCCTGATGGCAAACTCTTAGCTGGAATTACAGGGGATGCAGACAATCGAAATACTCAGATTAAAGTGTTACGGCGTCCTTAA
- a CDS encoding NAD(P)H-quinone oxidoreductase subunit 4, producing the protein MMPDQFPWLTTIILLPLVASLAIPVLPDKEGKRVRWYALGVGIADFVLMCYVFWKHYDASSASFQLVEKYAWVPQLGLNWAISVDGLSVPLVLLAGLVTTLAMFAAWQVDYKPRLFYFLMLVLYSAQIGVFVAQDVMLLFIMWELELVPVYLLVSIWGGKKRRYAATKFLLYTAAASIFILVAALGMAFYGDNITFDMVELAMKDYPLALELPLYAGLLIAFGVKLAVFPLHTWLPDAHGEASAPVSMILAGVLLKMGGYGLIRLNLELLPDAHVYFAPILAILGIVNIIYGAFASFGQTNMKRRLAYSSVSHMGFVLLGIASFTDVGISGALLQMISHGLIASVLFFLAGVTYDRTHTLMMDEMGGIGQVMPKVFALFTAAAMASLALPGMSGFISELSVFVGVTSSDIYSSPFRTVTVFLAAVGVILTPIYLLSMLRQVFYNSGAAPTCNVTNAVSENQGSQEAVCFGTNCILPGDALYNDASPREVFIALCFLVLIVGIGFYPKVATQMYDVKMVAVNAQVRESYTQIAQANPQIYAKGLFTPTLAEAEVTAVLGVLK; encoded by the coding sequence ATGATGCCGGATCAATTCCCTTGGCTAACCACGATTATCCTGCTCCCACTCGTTGCTTCCCTAGCCATCCCTGTGTTGCCCGATAAAGAAGGCAAGCGCGTGCGATGGTATGCCCTGGGTGTAGGTATCGCCGATTTTGTCTTGATGTGCTATGTCTTTTGGAAGCATTACGATGCGAGCAGTGCTAGTTTTCAACTCGTGGAGAAGTATGCCTGGGTGCCTCAGTTAGGTCTAAACTGGGCAATTTCGGTTGATGGTTTGTCTGTCCCCCTGGTGCTTCTAGCCGGACTGGTGACGACACTGGCAATGTTTGCCGCGTGGCAAGTCGATTATAAGCCTCGCCTATTTTATTTCCTAATGCTGGTGCTGTATTCCGCACAGATAGGGGTGTTTGTCGCGCAAGACGTGATGCTGCTGTTCATTATGTGGGAACTGGAGTTGGTTCCCGTCTACCTTCTCGTCTCCATTTGGGGTGGGAAGAAGCGTCGCTACGCCGCTACAAAATTCTTACTCTATACCGCAGCAGCTTCTATATTTATTCTGGTGGCGGCGCTGGGCATGGCGTTCTACGGCGACAATATCACCTTCGATATGGTGGAACTCGCCATGAAAGATTATCCGTTGGCTCTAGAATTGCCGCTTTACGCAGGATTGCTGATTGCCTTTGGTGTCAAGCTGGCGGTTTTCCCCCTGCACACCTGGCTACCTGACGCCCACGGCGAAGCCTCTGCTCCTGTATCGATGATTTTAGCGGGTGTACTCTTGAAGATGGGCGGATATGGATTGATTCGCCTGAATCTAGAGCTTCTCCCCGATGCCCACGTTTATTTTGCACCGATTCTAGCCATTCTAGGTATTGTTAACATTATCTACGGCGCTTTTGCCTCTTTTGGTCAGACCAATATGAAGCGCCGCCTCGCCTATTCGTCAGTTTCCCACATGGGCTTTGTCCTGTTGGGGATTGCATCCTTCACTGATGTGGGTATCAGTGGCGCACTGTTGCAGATGATTTCACATGGTTTGATTGCTTCGGTGCTGTTCTTCCTGGCTGGCGTAACCTACGATCGCACCCACACGCTGATGATGGACGAGATGGGCGGGATTGGTCAAGTGATGCCGAAAGTGTTTGCTTTGTTTACAGCCGCTGCTATGGCATCGCTGGCGCTGCCTGGAATGAGCGGCTTTATCAGCGAACTCTCAGTTTTTGTAGGTGTGACAAGTAGCGATATCTATAGTTCGCCCTTCCGCACGGTGACGGTGTTCTTAGCGGCTGTAGGAGTTATCCTAACGCCAATCTATCTGCTGTCCATGTTGCGACAGGTGTTTTATAACTCTGGTGCCGCACCAACATGCAATGTCACCAATGCAGTCTCAGAAAATCAGGGCAGTCAGGAGGCTGTGTGCTTCGGGACAAACTGTATCTTACCAGGCGATGCTCTTTATAACGATGCGAGTCCGCGTGAAGTGTTTATTGCGCTCTGTTTTCTGGTGCTGATTGTCGGGATTGGGTTCTACCCCAAGGTGGCTACCCAGATGTATGACGTGAAGATGGTAGCGGTGAACGCTCAAGTTCGCGAATCGTATACCCAAATCGCCCAAGCTAATCCCCAGATTTATGCCAAGGGATTGTTTACACCAACTCTTGCAGAGGCTGAGGTAACGGCTGTTTTGGGAGTTCTCAAGTAG
- a CDS encoding chloride channel protein — translation MTTSPVFLSARLRQWLLPRRRLAIAEACLIGIVSGLSAVLLKQGAGWLGTWRVHASNQLPASLVLPAIGLSLGLLCGLIIERLEPEATGSGVPQIKGALALFPIALNLRVAFVKLVTSILAMSAGMTLGRQGPTVHIGAALAAQLSHWVPTSPDHRRQMIAAGAAAGLAAGFNAPLAGILFVIEELLRDLSNLTLGTAILASFIGAVISRSLGGLTLDLNLQLSSHSSSFSAPEIPFYLLLGILAGLLGALFNQGILASLSLYNRLNLNLPMKIGLAGMICGCVVALLPPAFRDNSGLRELLLTGTASWQFTSFAFVAYFVLTLIAYGSGAPGGLFHPSLVLGAALGYLVGTAEVQLLGLGSPTSYALAGMGAFFSAVSKVPITAIVIVFEMTTNFNLVLPLMITSGVSYLIADKLSKGSLYQRLLNKRGYTLPTQGVEQSSLAGLTAADLMQRRVETLASQMTLDEAVQAFSRSHHRGFPVVDDGELVGIITQTDIANATQNSQPGDTPLAQIMTPQPITVKPIYTLSEVLFLLNRYQLSRLPVTEDRKLVGIITRADIIRAEADKLSGDTEQVGPRPDPSYIVYQTRAPAVGKGRLLVTLANPQTAPVLLQLAAAIARERHYEIECLQVISIPRHHNPTQTAVITTKSRRLLRMAEKMGRDWEVPVHTQIRVSHDTSQAILETIKERHISLILMGWKAEPPTTPNRIFGSIVDTLIRQAPCELVLVKLGHREEMQRDGTTVASCPLPIAWNRWLVPIAGGPNASCAIQLLPALTSHNSALMIGVTQVFAPSILLPDTSGLEKAAFLLSHQVSCQKVVTIPVRSYSVSDALIRLAHTQHYDVVVLGASREGLLQQVVHGNIPEAIARGVNSTVILVRGAPSE, via the coding sequence ATGACAACGTCACCTGTATTCCTTTCCGCCCGATTGCGCCAGTGGCTATTGCCCAGACGACGACTGGCGATCGCAGAAGCCTGTCTGATTGGTATCGTCTCTGGACTTTCAGCCGTCTTACTCAAGCAAGGTGCTGGCTGGCTTGGAACATGGCGCGTTCATGCGTCTAACCAATTACCCGCTAGTTTAGTCTTACCTGCGATCGGACTCTCCTTAGGACTCCTTTGCGGTTTGATCATCGAGCGTTTAGAACCAGAGGCAACGGGGAGTGGCGTTCCGCAAATTAAGGGAGCACTTGCCCTGTTTCCCATCGCCCTTAATTTACGGGTAGCTTTCGTTAAGTTGGTAACCAGCATTCTCGCCATGTCTGCTGGAATGACATTAGGGCGACAAGGGCCAACCGTACACATCGGCGCAGCTTTAGCCGCTCAATTGAGCCATTGGGTGCCCACCTCTCCCGATCACCGACGCCAGATGATTGCTGCCGGTGCTGCGGCTGGGTTAGCGGCGGGTTTTAATGCCCCCTTAGCGGGTATTCTGTTTGTGATCGAAGAACTCCTGCGGGATCTCTCTAACTTGACGCTGGGGACGGCAATTCTGGCTTCCTTCATCGGTGCGGTGATCTCGCGCTCATTGGGTGGACTCACCTTAGATTTAAATTTACAACTAAGCAGTCATTCGAGCAGTTTCAGTGCACCCGAAATTCCTTTTTATCTGTTGTTAGGTATTTTGGCTGGGTTGCTTGGTGCTTTATTTAATCAAGGAATTCTCGCTAGTCTATCTCTCTACAATCGCCTTAACCTGAATTTGCCGATGAAAATCGGCTTAGCTGGGATGATTTGTGGCTGCGTCGTTGCTCTATTACCCCCAGCTTTTCGGGACAACAGTGGGTTACGGGAGTTACTGCTTACCGGTACAGCCAGTTGGCAATTCACCAGCTTTGCCTTTGTCGCTTACTTCGTTCTCACCTTAATTGCCTATGGCTCTGGGGCACCTGGGGGATTGTTTCACCCCTCCCTTGTGTTGGGTGCTGCCTTGGGTTACTTGGTAGGGACGGCTGAGGTTCAGTTGCTGGGATTAGGTTCGCCAACAAGCTACGCCTTAGCGGGGATGGGGGCATTTTTTAGCGCCGTCTCGAAGGTTCCAATCACAGCAATTGTCATCGTGTTTGAGATGACAACCAACTTTAACCTGGTGCTGCCCTTAATGATTACCTCTGGAGTATCTTACCTGATTGCTGATAAGCTCTCTAAAGGGTCACTCTATCAGCGCTTGTTGAACAAAAGAGGCTACACCTTACCCACACAAGGAGTTGAACAGAGTTCCTTAGCTGGGTTGACGGCAGCGGATTTGATGCAGCGTCGGGTTGAAACCCTAGCCAGTCAGATGACATTGGATGAAGCGGTTCAGGCATTTTCCCGTTCCCATCATCGCGGTTTTCCCGTGGTGGATGATGGAGAGTTGGTGGGTATCATCACTCAAACAGACATTGCCAATGCCACCCAAAATTCACAGCCTGGAGATACCCCTCTGGCTCAAATTATGACGCCCCAACCGATCACTGTTAAGCCAATCTACACGTTGAGCGAGGTTCTGTTTCTGCTGAACCGTTATCAACTCAGTCGGTTGCCGGTTACAGAAGATCGCAAGTTGGTGGGAATCATCACCCGTGCGGATATCATTCGCGCCGAAGCCGATAAGCTCAGTGGTGATACAGAGCAAGTAGGGCCACGCCCTGATCCATCTTATATCGTTTATCAAACTCGCGCCCCAGCGGTGGGAAAAGGGCGTCTGTTGGTTACCTTGGCGAATCCCCAAACGGCACCTGTTTTGTTGCAATTAGCAGCAGCGATCGCCCGTGAGCGCCACTATGAGATTGAATGTCTCCAAGTTATCTCCATTCCCCGCCATCACAACCCCACTCAAACGGCGGTAATCACCACGAAAAGCCGCCGCTTGCTCCGGATGGCAGAAAAGATGGGGCGAGATTGGGAAGTTCCGGTTCATACTCAAATCCGAGTATCCCACGATACATCTCAAGCCATTCTAGAGACGATTAAGGAGCGACATATTAGTCTCATCCTCATGGGTTGGAAAGCTGAGCCACCCACCACCCCGAATCGCATTTTTGGCAGTATTGTTGATACCCTGATTCGACAAGCTCCCTGTGAGCTGGTATTGGTGAAGCTGGGGCACCGGGAAGAGATGCAACGGGATGGGACAACGGTGGCCTCTTGTCCTTTACCGATCGCCTGGAATCGTTGGCTAGTGCCGATCGCGGGGGGGCCTAATGCCAGTTGTGCGATTCAACTCTTACCTGCGCTCACCTCTCATAATTCAGCGTTGATGATTGGGGTAACTCAAGTTTTTGCACCCTCGATCCTTTTACCAGACACCTCTGGGTTAGAAAAAGCGGCTTTTCTCCTCAGCCATCAAGTTTCTTGCCAGAAAGTCGTGACAATACCCGTCCGTTCCTATTCTGTCTCTGATGCCCTTATTCGCTTGGCTCATACACAGCATTACGATGTTGTTGTTTTGGGAGCCAGTCGTGAAGGGTTGTTGCAGCAGGTGGTTCATGGAAATATTCCCGAAGCGATCGCACGAGGTGTCAACAGCACCGTGATTTTGGTACGTGGTGCTCCCTCGGAGTAA
- the trxA gene encoding thioredoxin — MSKVAQIQDSEFDELLTDEGLVVVDFTAPWCGPCRKIAPLMEQLAEEYEGRVKVAKLDIDQNKINAKKFGIKSIPAVLMFKGGEMVENLVGVAPYEKFTSAVNQHI; from the coding sequence ATGAGTAAGGTAGCCCAGATCCAGGACAGTGAATTTGATGAACTTTTAACCGACGAAGGGCTAGTTGTCGTGGATTTCACAGCTCCCTGGTGTGGCCCGTGTCGCAAAATTGCACCGTTAATGGAACAACTGGCTGAAGAATACGAAGGTCGTGTCAAGGTAGCGAAGTTAGATATCGACCAAAACAAAATTAATGCCAAAAAATTTGGGATTAAAAGTATCCCAGCCGTCCTCATGTTTAAGGGGGGGGAGATGGTAGAAAATCTGGTGGGTGTTGCTCCTTATGAAAAATTTACCAGTGCTGTTAATCAGCACATTTAG
- a CDS encoding haloacid dehalogenase type II, translating to MMNFQNFEVLSFDCYGTLINWENGILSALKTILYNHNIHLRDNEILELFAQQESIQESGDYLKYRDVLKNVVHDFGKRFNFTPTESEVNALAESIQNWEPFPDTVKALKALKTRYKLTIISNIDDELFAYSAKKLEVEFDWLITAEQVKSYKPSVQNFEIAIQRMGINPDKLLHVAQSIYHDIVPAKTMGITAVWVNRRKGQEGFGATVAASSNPDLEVPDLQSLVSLMGLD from the coding sequence ATGATGAATTTTCAGAATTTTGAAGTATTAAGTTTTGATTGCTATGGAACTTTAATTAATTGGGAAAATGGAATTTTATCAGCATTAAAAACAATTCTTTATAACCACAATATTCATCTGAGGGACAACGAAATTCTTGAGTTATTTGCTCAACAAGAATCAATTCAAGAGTCAGGCGATTACTTGAAGTATAGAGATGTGCTTAAAAACGTTGTTCATGACTTCGGGAAAAGGTTCAACTTTACCCCTACAGAGTCTGAGGTCAATGCTTTGGCTGAATCTATTCAAAACTGGGAACCTTTCCCAGATACCGTTAAGGCACTCAAAGCACTCAAAACAAGATATAAACTGACGATTATTTCCAATATTGATGATGAATTATTTGCCTATTCTGCCAAAAAGTTAGAGGTAGAATTTGATTGGCTCATCACAGCGGAACAAGTCAAATCCTATAAACCCTCGGTGCAGAATTTTGAAATTGCGATTCAGCGAATGGGCATCAATCCTGACAAGCTTTTACATGTTGCCCAAAGTATTTATCACGACATCGTTCCCGCCAAGACGATGGGTATCACTGCCGTATGGGTTAACCGCAGAAAAGGTCAAGAAGGTTTTGGTGCAACAGTTGCAGCCAGCAGTAATCCAGATTTAGAGGTACCTGATTTACAGTCATTGGTATCTCTGATGGGTCTAGATTAA
- a CDS encoding TldD/PmbA family protein encodes MAHHDLPSSLHTEQLIDLALRSGAQHAEVYQSRSLARPVFFEANRLKQLESSQAEGVALRLWRDGRPGLTVAYGPVEPQALVDRAIAMTQLNEPEPVELADARTEHYPDLGEAVPVEALVEMGKGAIAQIRDAYPEVLCTAEWECEEETTRLLNSKGLDCYYTDTTLSCFLAAEWVRGEDFLNVADGQTERGKLDPDKVVQSILQRLNWAKENVSPPRRRVPILLTAKAADLLWDTVQAALNGRQVLEGASPWSDRLGEVVMADPLTLSQQPDSGPYSCPFDDEGTPTQPLLLIREGRLQQFYGDRTTGRLLGTGTTGNGFRPGMGSYPTPGLVNLLVQPGKGSLCDLIGQLDEGLVVDQLLGGGDGISGEFSVNVELGYRVQKGQIIGRVKDTMIAGNVYTVLKQLVALGDDADWNGPCYTPSLIVEGISTTGRN; translated from the coding sequence ATGGCTCATCACGATTTGCCTTCGTCGCTGCACACCGAGCAGCTGATAGATTTAGCCCTGCGCTCAGGGGCGCAACATGCAGAAGTCTATCAGTCGCGATCGCTGGCTCGACCCGTCTTTTTTGAAGCCAATCGGCTCAAGCAGCTAGAAAGCAGCCAAGCCGAAGGGGTAGCGCTACGACTGTGGCGAGACGGGCGTCCAGGATTGACGGTTGCTTATGGTCCGGTTGAACCCCAAGCTTTAGTGGATCGGGCGATCGCCATGACGCAGCTCAATGAACCGGAACCCGTAGAACTGGCGGATGCCCGAACCGAACACTATCCTGACTTGGGAGAAGCTGTACCTGTAGAAGCACTGGTGGAAATGGGCAAAGGCGCGATCGCTCAAATTCGCGATGCCTACCCAGAAGTCCTCTGTACGGCTGAGTGGGAATGTGAGGAAGAAACCACGCGCTTGCTGAACTCTAAAGGGTTAGATTGTTATTACACCGACACCACCCTGAGCTGTTTCCTCGCCGCCGAATGGGTACGAGGCGAAGACTTTCTCAATGTTGCCGATGGACAGACGGAGCGGGGAAAGCTTGACCCAGACAAAGTGGTTCAAAGTATTTTACAACGCTTGAACTGGGCGAAAGAAAACGTCTCCCCTCCACGTCGTCGTGTGCCGATTTTGTTGACAGCAAAAGCCGCCGATTTGCTCTGGGACACGGTTCAGGCGGCGTTGAATGGCAGACAGGTGCTGGAGGGAGCCTCTCCTTGGAGCGATCGCTTGGGTGAAGTGGTGATGGCAGACCCCCTGACGCTGTCTCAGCAACCCGATTCCGGCCCTTATAGCTGCCCCTTTGATGATGAAGGTACCCCAACCCAACCTCTTCTATTAATTCGAGAAGGACGATTGCAACAATTTTATGGCGATCGCACGACGGGGAGATTACTGGGTACTGGCACGACTGGCAACGGATTTCGCCCTGGCATGGGTAGTTACCCAACCCCAGGTTTAGTCAACTTGCTAGTTCAACCAGGAAAAGGGTCACTTTGTGACTTAATCGGACAACTGGATGAGGGGTTAGTCGTCGATCAATTACTGGGAGGAGGGGATGGCATTAGTGGGGAGTTTTCTGTCAACGTTGAATTAGGCTATCGAGTGCAGAAGGGACAGATTATCGGTCGTGTCAAAGACACCATGATTGCTGGTAACGTTTACACTGTGCTTAAGCAACTCGTGGCATTAGGTGATGATGCCGACTGGAATGGCCCCTGCTACACCCCATCTCTCATTGTTGAGGGCATCTCCACTACGGGGAGAAATTAG